One Callospermophilus lateralis isolate mCalLat2 chromosome 6, mCalLat2.hap1, whole genome shotgun sequence genomic region harbors:
- the Cage1 gene encoding cancer-associated gene 1 protein isoform X1, with product MSESDALHFSGLSEDLTHSGFPCCMETSLSASDLPQNETKNAKRENESKPTLSEDIYSTQDSLGDINIGSYSQKIQIEPINTCISSLRQFEPICKFHQLEAFNDEMTTFQNLTEGFSYMEKPELQSHVYNYAKDTNIKQDLYKEENPMETSISANKDQLAQECVRQSPQSPHLLQCNGDTLQFVEKSLAKSTAMESALNPSQPQSFLYKEGVLRNYETPFFKENSFRLLDQRINYKTEETEVSSKEIQNPEEIPEMSVSQQEEAIAGNAESPGIVLSWSPGISKSGGNSWENCLTPDTEQSLEGLQPLEEDMALNEALRKLKYTNKTQQVQIQDFQCKNLHLEKKVKELEMKITKQQVFIDIINKLKENIEELIEDKYNIILERNDIKKKLQNLQEILANTKKRLQESRKEKEILQLEVKKVKVGYIRLQERCITEMQQKNRSVNQCIEMDKTLSKKEEEVRRLQQLKGEMEKATTSALDLLKREKETREQQFLSLQEEFQKHEKENLKEKQKLKLRIEKLIPQVKNLLFTCEKEKAKNSQLQQQISGVKNENAKLQLQVSKSVPKFERTQLMESLEEIMEPVVTKDAEMIPCNLLLNCSPCEEEGLNTPDLKTPQLTSKIHSLLTLMVGLLTCQDITNPDADHCKESEKVNDIMLQKLKSLHLRKIDLDKELLKHKDRITTFRELIANEKAFQDHLIEVTDFDSDEAKNIQDVPLLLGVKLDKYHSLNEELDFLITKLGGLLESKEVHCNRLIEENDNYQKYLGNLINKVTSYEEIIKCADQRLEISHFQIAHLEERNKHLEDLMRRPRERARKLRPRLENHPKSMTLVGHLDSHYKKNYIWPGVLVHT from the exons ATGTCAGAATCGGATGCCTTGCATTTCAGTGGTCTTTCTGAAGATTTAACTCACTCAGGTTTTCCCTGCTGTATGGAAACAAGCCTCAGTGCTTCAGACTTGCCTCAG aatgaaacaaaaaatgcaaagagGGAAAATGAGTCTAAACCCACACTTTCTGAAGATATTTATAGCACACAAGACAGTTTAGGTG atatCAACATTGGAAGTTACTCACAGAAGATTCAAATTGAGCCTATTAATACCTGCATTTCTTCGTTGAGACAATTTGAACCCATTTGCAAATTTCATCAGCTAGAAGCATTTAATGATGAAATGACAACATTTCAAAATCTAACAGAAGGCTTTTCTTACATGGAGAAGCCAGAATTGCAAAGCCATGTGTATAATTATGCAAAAGATACCAATATAAAGCAAGATTTATATAAGGAAGAAAATCCAATGGAAACTAGCATTTCTGCAAATAAAGACCAGCTTGCTCAAGAGTGTGTCAGACAGTCTCCTCAAAGTCCACATCTACTCCAGTGCAATGGAGACACACTGCAGTTTGTGGAAAAGTCACTGGCTAAAAGCACGGCTATGGAATCTGCCCTCAACCCTAGTCAACCTCAGAGCTTTTTGTATAAAGAAGGTGTCCTCAGAAATTATGAAACCCCATTTTTTAAGGAGAATAGCTTTAGGCTGCTTGATCAGAGAATTAATTATAAAACAGAAGAG ACTGAAGTTTcttcaaaagaaatacaaaatcctGAGGAGATTCCTGAGATGTCAGTCAGTCAGCAGGAAGAAGCCATAGCAGGAAATGCGGAAAGCCCAGGGATTGTCTTAAGTTGGTCTCCAGGCATCTCCAAGAGTGGGGGAAATTCTTGGGAGAACTGCCTGACACCTGACACAGAGCAAAGCTTGGAAGGCTTACAGCCTTTAGAAGAGGACATGGCTTTAAACGAAGCCTTACGGAAATTGAAATACACAAACAAAACACAGCAGGTGCAGATCCAGGACTTCCAGTGTAAGAACCTGCATTTAGAGAAGAAAGTTAAAGAACTAGAGATGAAGATTACCAAACAGCAGGTGTTCATTGACATCATAAATAAGCTGAAGGAAAACATTGAAGAATTAATTGAAGACAAATACAACATAATCCTAGAAAGGAACGATATTAAGAAGAAATTACAGAATTTGCAAGAGATTTTAGCTAACACCAAAAAACGACTTCAGGAAtccaggaaagagaaggaaatctTACAGCTAGAAGTTAAAAAAGTCAAGGTTGGTTATATTCGTTTACAGGAAAGGTGCATTACTGAAATGCAACAAAAAAATAGATCTGTAAATCAGTGTATAGAGATGGACAAAACATTAagcaaaaaagaagaggaagtaaGAAGGCTGCAGCAACTTAAAGGAGAAATGGAGAAAGCTACCACTTCTGCTTTGGACTTGTTGAAAAGGGAAAAAGAGACCCGAGAACAACAGTTCTTGTCTTTACAGGAGGAATTCCAGAAACATGAAAAGGAAAacctgaaagaaaaacaaaaactgaaattGAGAATTGAGAAATTGATTCCTCAAGTTAAAAATTTGCTATTCACATGTGAAAAAGAAAAGGCCAAGAATTCACAACTCCAGCAGCAGATCAGTGgagtaaaaaatgaaaatgcaaaacTTCAGCTGCAGGTTTCAAAGAGTGTCCCTAAATTTGAGAGAACTCAGCTAATGGAGTCATTAGAGGAAATAATGGAGCCAGTTGTTACCAAG GATGCTGAGATGATACCTTGTAATTTGTTACTGAATTGCTCACCTTGTGAAGAAGAGGGCTTGAATACTCCAGATCTGAAAACTCCTCAGCTGACCTCCAAAATTCATAGTCTTCTGACTTTGATGGTAGGACTTCTCACATGTcag GACATCACCAATCCTGATGCAGACCATTGCAAAGAAAGTGAGAAAGTTAATGACATAATGCTGCAAAAATTGAAGAGCCttcatcttaggaagatagatttAGATAAAGAG ctACTGAAACATAAAGACAGAATTACAACCTTTAGAGAGTTAATTGCTAATGAAAAAGCATTTCAAGATCATCTTATTGAG GTCACAGATTTTGATTCTGATGAAGCCAAGAATATCCAAGATGTACCTCTCTTATTGGGAGTCAAACTGGATAAGTACCACAGTCTAAATGAGGAGCTTGACTTCTTG atcACAAAATTGGGAGGTCTTCTGGAGTCAAAAGAAGTTCACTGCAACCGACTCATTGAAGAGAATGATAattatcaaaaatatttaggcaaCTTAATAAATAAG GTTACTTCATATGAAGAAATTATCAAATGTGCTGATCAAAGGCTTGAGATATCCCACTTCCAAATAGCACA
- the Cage1 gene encoding cancer-associated gene 1 protein isoform X3 codes for MSESDALHFSGLSEDLTHSGFPCCMETSLSASDLPQNETKNAKRENESKPTLSEDIYSTQDSLGDINIGSYSQKIQIEPINTCISSLRQFEPICKFHQLEAFNDEMTTFQNLTEGFSYMEKPELQSHVYNYAKDTNIKQDLYKEENPMETSISANKDQLAQECVRQSPQSPHLLQCNGDTLQFVEKSLAKSTAMESALNPSQPQSFLYKEGVLRNYETPFFKENSFRLLDQRINYKTEETEVSSKEIQNPEEIPEMSVSQQEEAIAGNAESPGIVLSWSPGISKSGGNSWENCLTPDTEQSLEGLQPLEEDMALNEALRKLKYTNKTQQVQIQDFQCKNLHLEKKVKELEMKITKQQVFIDIINKLKENIEELIEDKYNIILERNDIKKKLQNLQEILANTKKRLQESRKEKEILQLEVKKVKVGYIRLQERCITEMQQKNRSVNQCIEMDKTLSKKEEEVRRLQQLKGEMEKATTSALDLLKREKETREQQFLSLQEEFQKHEKENLKEKQKLKLRIEKLIPQVKNLLFTCEKEKAKNSQLQQQISGVKNENAKLQLQVSKSVPKFERTQLMESLEEIMEPVVTKDAEMIPCNLLLNCSPCEEEGLNTPDLKTPQLTSKIHSLLTLMVGLLTCQDITNPDADHCKESEKVNDIMLQKLKSLHLRKIDLDKELLKHKDRITTFRELIANEKAFQDHLIEVTDFDSDEAKNIQDVPLLLGVKLDKYHSLNEELDFLITKLGGLLESKEVHCNRLIEENDNYQKYLGNLINKVTSYEEIIKCADQRLEISHFQIAHLEERNKHLEDLMRRPRERARKLRPRLENHPKSMTLMPNIFKGNRNDLF; via the exons ATGTCAGAATCGGATGCCTTGCATTTCAGTGGTCTTTCTGAAGATTTAACTCACTCAGGTTTTCCCTGCTGTATGGAAACAAGCCTCAGTGCTTCAGACTTGCCTCAG aatgaaacaaaaaatgcaaagagGGAAAATGAGTCTAAACCCACACTTTCTGAAGATATTTATAGCACACAAGACAGTTTAGGTG atatCAACATTGGAAGTTACTCACAGAAGATTCAAATTGAGCCTATTAATACCTGCATTTCTTCGTTGAGACAATTTGAACCCATTTGCAAATTTCATCAGCTAGAAGCATTTAATGATGAAATGACAACATTTCAAAATCTAACAGAAGGCTTTTCTTACATGGAGAAGCCAGAATTGCAAAGCCATGTGTATAATTATGCAAAAGATACCAATATAAAGCAAGATTTATATAAGGAAGAAAATCCAATGGAAACTAGCATTTCTGCAAATAAAGACCAGCTTGCTCAAGAGTGTGTCAGACAGTCTCCTCAAAGTCCACATCTACTCCAGTGCAATGGAGACACACTGCAGTTTGTGGAAAAGTCACTGGCTAAAAGCACGGCTATGGAATCTGCCCTCAACCCTAGTCAACCTCAGAGCTTTTTGTATAAAGAAGGTGTCCTCAGAAATTATGAAACCCCATTTTTTAAGGAGAATAGCTTTAGGCTGCTTGATCAGAGAATTAATTATAAAACAGAAGAG ACTGAAGTTTcttcaaaagaaatacaaaatcctGAGGAGATTCCTGAGATGTCAGTCAGTCAGCAGGAAGAAGCCATAGCAGGAAATGCGGAAAGCCCAGGGATTGTCTTAAGTTGGTCTCCAGGCATCTCCAAGAGTGGGGGAAATTCTTGGGAGAACTGCCTGACACCTGACACAGAGCAAAGCTTGGAAGGCTTACAGCCTTTAGAAGAGGACATGGCTTTAAACGAAGCCTTACGGAAATTGAAATACACAAACAAAACACAGCAGGTGCAGATCCAGGACTTCCAGTGTAAGAACCTGCATTTAGAGAAGAAAGTTAAAGAACTAGAGATGAAGATTACCAAACAGCAGGTGTTCATTGACATCATAAATAAGCTGAAGGAAAACATTGAAGAATTAATTGAAGACAAATACAACATAATCCTAGAAAGGAACGATATTAAGAAGAAATTACAGAATTTGCAAGAGATTTTAGCTAACACCAAAAAACGACTTCAGGAAtccaggaaagagaaggaaatctTACAGCTAGAAGTTAAAAAAGTCAAGGTTGGTTATATTCGTTTACAGGAAAGGTGCATTACTGAAATGCAACAAAAAAATAGATCTGTAAATCAGTGTATAGAGATGGACAAAACATTAagcaaaaaagaagaggaagtaaGAAGGCTGCAGCAACTTAAAGGAGAAATGGAGAAAGCTACCACTTCTGCTTTGGACTTGTTGAAAAGGGAAAAAGAGACCCGAGAACAACAGTTCTTGTCTTTACAGGAGGAATTCCAGAAACATGAAAAGGAAAacctgaaagaaaaacaaaaactgaaattGAGAATTGAGAAATTGATTCCTCAAGTTAAAAATTTGCTATTCACATGTGAAAAAGAAAAGGCCAAGAATTCACAACTCCAGCAGCAGATCAGTGgagtaaaaaatgaaaatgcaaaacTTCAGCTGCAGGTTTCAAAGAGTGTCCCTAAATTTGAGAGAACTCAGCTAATGGAGTCATTAGAGGAAATAATGGAGCCAGTTGTTACCAAG GATGCTGAGATGATACCTTGTAATTTGTTACTGAATTGCTCACCTTGTGAAGAAGAGGGCTTGAATACTCCAGATCTGAAAACTCCTCAGCTGACCTCCAAAATTCATAGTCTTCTGACTTTGATGGTAGGACTTCTCACATGTcag GACATCACCAATCCTGATGCAGACCATTGCAAAGAAAGTGAGAAAGTTAATGACATAATGCTGCAAAAATTGAAGAGCCttcatcttaggaagatagatttAGATAAAGAG ctACTGAAACATAAAGACAGAATTACAACCTTTAGAGAGTTAATTGCTAATGAAAAAGCATTTCAAGATCATCTTATTGAG GTCACAGATTTTGATTCTGATGAAGCCAAGAATATCCAAGATGTACCTCTCTTATTGGGAGTCAAACTGGATAAGTACCACAGTCTAAATGAGGAGCTTGACTTCTTG atcACAAAATTGGGAGGTCTTCTGGAGTCAAAAGAAGTTCACTGCAACCGACTCATTGAAGAGAATGATAattatcaaaaatatttaggcaaCTTAATAAATAAG GTTACTTCATATGAAGAAATTATCAAATGTGCTGATCAAAGGCTTGAGATATCCCACTTCCAAATAGCACA
- the Cage1 gene encoding cancer-associated gene 1 protein isoform X6, whose translation MSESDALHFSGLSEDLTHSGFPCCMETSLSASDLPQNETKNAKRENESKPTLSEDIYSTQDSLGDINIGSYSQKIQIEPINTCISSLRQFEPICKFHQLEAFNDEMTTFQNLTEGFSYMEKPELQSHVYNYAKDTNIKQDLYKEENPMETSISANKDQLAQECVRQSPQSPHLLQCNGDTLQFVEKSLAKSTAMESALNPSQPQSFLYKEGVLRNYETPFFKENSFRLLDQRINYKTEETEVSSKEIQNPEEIPEMSVSQQEEAIAGNAESPGIVLSWSPGISKSGGNSWENCLTPDTEQSLEGLQPLEEDMALNEALRKLKYTNKTQQVQIQDFQCKNLHLEKKVKELEMKITKQQVFIDIINKLKENIEELIEDKYNIILERNDIKKKLQNLQEILANTKKRLQESRKEKEILQLEVKKVKVGYIRLQERCITEMQQKNRSVNQCIEMDKTLSKKEEEVRRLQQLKGEMEKATTSALDLLKREKETREQQFLSLQEEFQKHEKENLKEKQKLKLRIEKLIPQVKNLLFTCEKEKAKNSQLQQQISGVKNENAKLQLQVSKSVPKFERTQLMESLEEIMEPVVTKDAEMIPCNLLLNCSPCEEEGLNTPDLKTPQLTSKIHSLLTLMVGLLTCQDITNPDADHCKESEKVNDIMLQKLKSLHLRKIDLDKELLKHKDRITTFRELIANEKAFQDHLIEVTDFDSDEAKNIQDVPLLLGVKLDKYHSLNEELDFLVTSYEEIIKCADQRLEISHFQIAHLEERNKHLEDLMRRPRERARKLRPRLENHPKSMTLMPNIFKGNRNDLF comes from the exons ATGTCAGAATCGGATGCCTTGCATTTCAGTGGTCTTTCTGAAGATTTAACTCACTCAGGTTTTCCCTGCTGTATGGAAACAAGCCTCAGTGCTTCAGACTTGCCTCAG aatgaaacaaaaaatgcaaagagGGAAAATGAGTCTAAACCCACACTTTCTGAAGATATTTATAGCACACAAGACAGTTTAGGTG atatCAACATTGGAAGTTACTCACAGAAGATTCAAATTGAGCCTATTAATACCTGCATTTCTTCGTTGAGACAATTTGAACCCATTTGCAAATTTCATCAGCTAGAAGCATTTAATGATGAAATGACAACATTTCAAAATCTAACAGAAGGCTTTTCTTACATGGAGAAGCCAGAATTGCAAAGCCATGTGTATAATTATGCAAAAGATACCAATATAAAGCAAGATTTATATAAGGAAGAAAATCCAATGGAAACTAGCATTTCTGCAAATAAAGACCAGCTTGCTCAAGAGTGTGTCAGACAGTCTCCTCAAAGTCCACATCTACTCCAGTGCAATGGAGACACACTGCAGTTTGTGGAAAAGTCACTGGCTAAAAGCACGGCTATGGAATCTGCCCTCAACCCTAGTCAACCTCAGAGCTTTTTGTATAAAGAAGGTGTCCTCAGAAATTATGAAACCCCATTTTTTAAGGAGAATAGCTTTAGGCTGCTTGATCAGAGAATTAATTATAAAACAGAAGAG ACTGAAGTTTcttcaaaagaaatacaaaatcctGAGGAGATTCCTGAGATGTCAGTCAGTCAGCAGGAAGAAGCCATAGCAGGAAATGCGGAAAGCCCAGGGATTGTCTTAAGTTGGTCTCCAGGCATCTCCAAGAGTGGGGGAAATTCTTGGGAGAACTGCCTGACACCTGACACAGAGCAAAGCTTGGAAGGCTTACAGCCTTTAGAAGAGGACATGGCTTTAAACGAAGCCTTACGGAAATTGAAATACACAAACAAAACACAGCAGGTGCAGATCCAGGACTTCCAGTGTAAGAACCTGCATTTAGAGAAGAAAGTTAAAGAACTAGAGATGAAGATTACCAAACAGCAGGTGTTCATTGACATCATAAATAAGCTGAAGGAAAACATTGAAGAATTAATTGAAGACAAATACAACATAATCCTAGAAAGGAACGATATTAAGAAGAAATTACAGAATTTGCAAGAGATTTTAGCTAACACCAAAAAACGACTTCAGGAAtccaggaaagagaaggaaatctTACAGCTAGAAGTTAAAAAAGTCAAGGTTGGTTATATTCGTTTACAGGAAAGGTGCATTACTGAAATGCAACAAAAAAATAGATCTGTAAATCAGTGTATAGAGATGGACAAAACATTAagcaaaaaagaagaggaagtaaGAAGGCTGCAGCAACTTAAAGGAGAAATGGAGAAAGCTACCACTTCTGCTTTGGACTTGTTGAAAAGGGAAAAAGAGACCCGAGAACAACAGTTCTTGTCTTTACAGGAGGAATTCCAGAAACATGAAAAGGAAAacctgaaagaaaaacaaaaactgaaattGAGAATTGAGAAATTGATTCCTCAAGTTAAAAATTTGCTATTCACATGTGAAAAAGAAAAGGCCAAGAATTCACAACTCCAGCAGCAGATCAGTGgagtaaaaaatgaaaatgcaaaacTTCAGCTGCAGGTTTCAAAGAGTGTCCCTAAATTTGAGAGAACTCAGCTAATGGAGTCATTAGAGGAAATAATGGAGCCAGTTGTTACCAAG GATGCTGAGATGATACCTTGTAATTTGTTACTGAATTGCTCACCTTGTGAAGAAGAGGGCTTGAATACTCCAGATCTGAAAACTCCTCAGCTGACCTCCAAAATTCATAGTCTTCTGACTTTGATGGTAGGACTTCTCACATGTcag GACATCACCAATCCTGATGCAGACCATTGCAAAGAAAGTGAGAAAGTTAATGACATAATGCTGCAAAAATTGAAGAGCCttcatcttaggaagatagatttAGATAAAGAG ctACTGAAACATAAAGACAGAATTACAACCTTTAGAGAGTTAATTGCTAATGAAAAAGCATTTCAAGATCATCTTATTGAG GTCACAGATTTTGATTCTGATGAAGCCAAGAATATCCAAGATGTACCTCTCTTATTGGGAGTCAAACTGGATAAGTACCACAGTCTAAATGAGGAGCTTGACTTCTTG GTTACTTCATATGAAGAAATTATCAAATGTGCTGATCAAAGGCTTGAGATATCCCACTTCCAAATAGCACA
- the Cage1 gene encoding cancer-associated gene 1 protein isoform X4, producing the protein MSESDALHFSGLSEDLTHSGFPCCMETSLSASDLPQNETKNAKRENESKPTLSEDIYSTQDSLGDINIGSYSQKIQIEPINTCISSLRQFEPICKFHQLEAFNDEMTTFQNLTEGFSYMEKPELQSHVYNYAKDTNIKQDLYKEENPMETSISANKDQLAQECVRQSPQSPHLLQCNGDTLQFVEKSLAKSTAMESALNPSQPQSFLYKEGVLRNYETPFFKENSFRLLDQRINYKTEETEVSSKEIQNPEEIPEMSVSQQEEAIAGNAESPGIVLSWSPGISKSGGNSWENCLTPDTEQSLEGLQPLEEDMALNEALRKLKYTNKTQQVQIQDFQCKNLHLEKKVKELEMKITKQQVFIDIINKLKENIEELIEDKYNIILERNDIKKKLQNLQEILANTKKRLQESRKEKEILQLEVKKVKVGYIRLQERCITEMQQKNRSVNQCIEMDKTLSKKEEEVRRLQQLKGEMEKATTSALDLLKREKETREQQFLSLQEEFQKHEKENLKEKQKLKLRIEKLIPQVKNLLFTCEKEKAKNSQLQQQISGVKNENAKLQLQVSKSVPKFERTQLMESLEEIMEPVVTKDAEMIPCNLLLNCSPCEEEGLNTPDLKTPQLTSKIHSLLTLMVGLLTCQDITNPDADHCKESEKVNDIMLQKLKSLHLRKIDLDKELLKHKDRITTFRELIANEKAFQDHLIEVTDFDSDEAKNIQDVPLLLGVKLDKYHSLNEELDFLITKLGGLLESKEVHCNRLIEENDNYQKYLGNLINKVTSYEEIIKCADQRLEISHFQIAHLEERNKHLEDLMRRPRERARKLRPRLENHPKSMTLVISK; encoded by the exons ATGTCAGAATCGGATGCCTTGCATTTCAGTGGTCTTTCTGAAGATTTAACTCACTCAGGTTTTCCCTGCTGTATGGAAACAAGCCTCAGTGCTTCAGACTTGCCTCAG aatgaaacaaaaaatgcaaagagGGAAAATGAGTCTAAACCCACACTTTCTGAAGATATTTATAGCACACAAGACAGTTTAGGTG atatCAACATTGGAAGTTACTCACAGAAGATTCAAATTGAGCCTATTAATACCTGCATTTCTTCGTTGAGACAATTTGAACCCATTTGCAAATTTCATCAGCTAGAAGCATTTAATGATGAAATGACAACATTTCAAAATCTAACAGAAGGCTTTTCTTACATGGAGAAGCCAGAATTGCAAAGCCATGTGTATAATTATGCAAAAGATACCAATATAAAGCAAGATTTATATAAGGAAGAAAATCCAATGGAAACTAGCATTTCTGCAAATAAAGACCAGCTTGCTCAAGAGTGTGTCAGACAGTCTCCTCAAAGTCCACATCTACTCCAGTGCAATGGAGACACACTGCAGTTTGTGGAAAAGTCACTGGCTAAAAGCACGGCTATGGAATCTGCCCTCAACCCTAGTCAACCTCAGAGCTTTTTGTATAAAGAAGGTGTCCTCAGAAATTATGAAACCCCATTTTTTAAGGAGAATAGCTTTAGGCTGCTTGATCAGAGAATTAATTATAAAACAGAAGAG ACTGAAGTTTcttcaaaagaaatacaaaatcctGAGGAGATTCCTGAGATGTCAGTCAGTCAGCAGGAAGAAGCCATAGCAGGAAATGCGGAAAGCCCAGGGATTGTCTTAAGTTGGTCTCCAGGCATCTCCAAGAGTGGGGGAAATTCTTGGGAGAACTGCCTGACACCTGACACAGAGCAAAGCTTGGAAGGCTTACAGCCTTTAGAAGAGGACATGGCTTTAAACGAAGCCTTACGGAAATTGAAATACACAAACAAAACACAGCAGGTGCAGATCCAGGACTTCCAGTGTAAGAACCTGCATTTAGAGAAGAAAGTTAAAGAACTAGAGATGAAGATTACCAAACAGCAGGTGTTCATTGACATCATAAATAAGCTGAAGGAAAACATTGAAGAATTAATTGAAGACAAATACAACATAATCCTAGAAAGGAACGATATTAAGAAGAAATTACAGAATTTGCAAGAGATTTTAGCTAACACCAAAAAACGACTTCAGGAAtccaggaaagagaaggaaatctTACAGCTAGAAGTTAAAAAAGTCAAGGTTGGTTATATTCGTTTACAGGAAAGGTGCATTACTGAAATGCAACAAAAAAATAGATCTGTAAATCAGTGTATAGAGATGGACAAAACATTAagcaaaaaagaagaggaagtaaGAAGGCTGCAGCAACTTAAAGGAGAAATGGAGAAAGCTACCACTTCTGCTTTGGACTTGTTGAAAAGGGAAAAAGAGACCCGAGAACAACAGTTCTTGTCTTTACAGGAGGAATTCCAGAAACATGAAAAGGAAAacctgaaagaaaaacaaaaactgaaattGAGAATTGAGAAATTGATTCCTCAAGTTAAAAATTTGCTATTCACATGTGAAAAAGAAAAGGCCAAGAATTCACAACTCCAGCAGCAGATCAGTGgagtaaaaaatgaaaatgcaaaacTTCAGCTGCAGGTTTCAAAGAGTGTCCCTAAATTTGAGAGAACTCAGCTAATGGAGTCATTAGAGGAAATAATGGAGCCAGTTGTTACCAAG GATGCTGAGATGATACCTTGTAATTTGTTACTGAATTGCTCACCTTGTGAAGAAGAGGGCTTGAATACTCCAGATCTGAAAACTCCTCAGCTGACCTCCAAAATTCATAGTCTTCTGACTTTGATGGTAGGACTTCTCACATGTcag GACATCACCAATCCTGATGCAGACCATTGCAAAGAAAGTGAGAAAGTTAATGACATAATGCTGCAAAAATTGAAGAGCCttcatcttaggaagatagatttAGATAAAGAG ctACTGAAACATAAAGACAGAATTACAACCTTTAGAGAGTTAATTGCTAATGAAAAAGCATTTCAAGATCATCTTATTGAG GTCACAGATTTTGATTCTGATGAAGCCAAGAATATCCAAGATGTACCTCTCTTATTGGGAGTCAAACTGGATAAGTACCACAGTCTAAATGAGGAGCTTGACTTCTTG atcACAAAATTGGGAGGTCTTCTGGAGTCAAAAGAAGTTCACTGCAACCGACTCATTGAAGAGAATGATAattatcaaaaatatttaggcaaCTTAATAAATAAG GTTACTTCATATGAAGAAATTATCAAATGTGCTGATCAAAGGCTTGAGATATCCCACTTCCAAATAGCACA